In a single window of the Natronoarchaeum mannanilyticum genome:
- a CDS encoding nucleotide sugar dehydrogenase has product MSEAVSRQTSRRLYGSDAAPERQREAFRSGEVPVAVYGLGRIGLPLSIVYASTTGDVLAAATDRERAREIADGECPIAHEPRLESLLRTAVGADALTATADLPTVADAASVHVVVAETGVRDDDAPDLSELRTMLRDVSGGLDPGDLVLVESAVPPGTCEDIVQPILEAGSDLSADEFGVAACPSRAAPGRALTDLRGSHPKIVGGVDAESARAAALVYDELRVGDVVTVPDSTVAECAKVIESAYRDVNVALANELARLAEELETDVRRAIEAANTQPHCQVHEPGPGTGGHALPDHPYYFVNECATETPLLAAARERNESMPEFTARTLVRELAAADTHVEDAVVVLFGLSYRRAVADARKSPAVALGETLSQFGATVVGVDPLLDDFSAFDDVYLADLDHVAEMDVDAAVLVTDHDEFEGFDWGTFDDPIVLLDGRDALDPDADDALDDHRVHTIGRGDD; this is encoded by the coding sequence ATGAGCGAAGCCGTCTCCAGGCAGACCAGCCGACGCCTCTACGGTAGCGACGCCGCGCCCGAGCGGCAGCGCGAGGCGTTCCGCTCCGGAGAGGTGCCCGTGGCGGTGTACGGGCTCGGCCGGATCGGGCTGCCGCTGTCGATCGTGTACGCGAGCACGACCGGCGACGTACTGGCCGCCGCGACCGACCGTGAGCGAGCTCGAGAGATCGCCGACGGGGAGTGTCCGATCGCCCACGAACCGCGCCTGGAGTCGCTTCTCAGGACCGCCGTCGGCGCCGACGCGCTCACCGCGACCGCCGACCTCCCGACAGTCGCCGACGCTGCGAGCGTCCACGTCGTCGTCGCCGAGACCGGCGTCCGGGACGACGACGCGCCCGACCTCTCGGAGCTCCGGACGATGCTCCGGGACGTGTCCGGCGGGCTCGATCCCGGCGATCTCGTCCTCGTCGAGTCGGCCGTGCCGCCGGGGACCTGCGAGGACATCGTCCAGCCGATCCTTGAGGCCGGGAGCGACCTCAGCGCCGACGAGTTCGGCGTCGCCGCCTGCCCGTCGCGGGCAGCACCTGGGAGGGCGCTCACGGATCTCCGCGGGAGCCACCCGAAGATCGTCGGCGGCGTCGACGCCGAGAGCGCGCGGGCCGCCGCGCTGGTCTACGACGAGCTGCGCGTCGGCGACGTCGTGACGGTACCCGACAGCACGGTCGCCGAGTGCGCGAAGGTGATCGAGAGCGCCTACCGGGACGTCAACGTCGCGCTGGCCAACGAGCTGGCGCGCCTCGCTGAGGAGCTGGAGACCGACGTGCGCCGGGCGATCGAGGCCGCGAACACCCAGCCCCACTGCCAGGTCCACGAGCCCGGTCCGGGCACCGGCGGCCACGCGCTGCCGGACCACCCCTACTACTTCGTCAACGAGTGCGCCACCGAGACGCCGCTGCTGGCGGCCGCTCGCGAGCGCAACGAGTCGATGCCGGAGTTCACCGCCCGGACGCTCGTTCGCGAGCTGGCGGCCGCCGACACGCACGTAGAGGACGCCGTCGTCGTCCTGTTCGGGCTGTCCTACCGCCGCGCAGTCGCAGACGCCCGCAAGTCGCCGGCGGTGGCGCTCGGCGAGACGCTGAGCCAGTTCGGCGCGACCGTCGTCGGCGTCGATCCACTGCTCGACGACTTCTCGGCGTTCGACGACGTCTACCTCGCCGACCTCGATCACGTCGCAGAGATGGACGTCGACGCCGCGGTGCTGGTGACCGACCACGACGAGTTCGAGGGGTTCGACTGGGGGACGTTCGACGACCCGATCGTCCTGCTGGACGGCCGCGACGCGCTCGATCCCGACGCCGACGACGCGCTGGACGACCACCGCGTCCACACGATCGGGCGCGGCGACGATTGA
- a CDS encoding Gfo/Idh/MocA family oxidoreductase: MSQDQLRTGVIGVGSMGRHHARVYRELPETELIGVADADSEAARAAADTYETAAMGMEELLDAVDAVSVAVPTPYHYETASKALDRDTHVLVEKPFVDSLDAGRRLIDRARERGLTLQVGHIERFNPAIRALADIVPDLNVIAVDARRLGPPLDRDLQASAVLDLMIHDLDILLALVGDDATVTEAAGAADGQYVTATVELDDGVVGSLTASRVTQQKVRELSITAESCQVHVDYISRSVQIHRHSIPEYIEENGDVRYRHENIVEHPTVDNGEPLKKELAAFAEAIEEGTEPVVTGEDGLEALKLAREIEDEATETKQVTPKQ; this comes from the coding sequence ATGTCCCAGGACCAACTCAGAACGGGCGTTATCGGCGTGGGAAGCATGGGCCGTCACCACGCCAGAGTGTACCGAGAGCTGCCGGAGACCGAACTGATCGGCGTCGCGGACGCCGATTCGGAGGCCGCGCGGGCGGCCGCCGACACCTACGAGACGGCGGCGATGGGGATGGAAGAGCTGCTGGACGCGGTCGACGCGGTGTCGGTCGCCGTCCCGACGCCGTACCACTACGAGACCGCCAGCAAGGCGCTGGACCGCGATACCCACGTGCTCGTCGAGAAGCCGTTCGTCGACTCGCTCGACGCGGGCCGGCGTCTCATCGACCGCGCGCGAGAGCGCGGCCTCACGCTGCAGGTCGGCCACATCGAGCGGTTCAACCCCGCGATCCGGGCGCTGGCCGATATCGTCCCCGACCTGAACGTGATCGCGGTCGACGCGCGCCGGCTCGGGCCGCCGCTCGACCGGGACCTGCAGGCCAGCGCAGTGCTGGACCTGATGATCCACGACCTCGATATCCTGCTGGCGCTGGTCGGCGACGACGCGACGGTCACCGAGGCCGCCGGCGCCGCCGACGGCCAGTACGTCACCGCGACGGTCGAGCTCGACGACGGCGTCGTCGGCTCGCTGACGGCCAGCCGCGTGACCCAGCAGAAGGTCCGCGAGCTGTCGATCACCGCCGAGAGCTGTCAGGTCCACGTCGACTACATCTCCCGGTCGGTCCAGATCCACCGCCACTCGATCCCCGAGTACATCGAGGAGAACGGCGACGTCCGCTACCGCCACGAGAACATCGTCGAGCACCCCACGGTCGACAACGGCGAACCCCTCAAAAAGGAGCTGGCGGCGTTCGCCGAGGCGATCGAGGAGGGAACCGAGCCCGTCGTCACCGGCGAGGACGGCCTCGAAGCGCTGAAGCTGGCCCGCGAGATCGAGGACGAGGCGACCGAGACCAAGCAGGTCACCCCGAAGCAATGA
- a CDS encoding DegT/DnrJ/EryC1/StrS family aminotransferase, translating to MTTIPIADPDLGEEEQRRVSEVIDSGVVADGPTVRTFEEEFASYCEADHAVATSNGTTALHAALHALGIGEGDRVVTSPFSFVASANAVRMTGATPVFADIDPETYNLDPGAVAETFEAHDGEIDAILAVHLYGLPADVEPLAELADEYDADLVEDAAQAHGATYQGRPVGSLGDAACFSFYPTKNMTTGEGGMITTDRADVAERAAQFINHGRDGAYDHAELGHNFRMTSIAAAIGRAQLEKLPEYVDARRRNARELTDRLSGMSAVAPPFDPPHARHAYHQYTIRSSDRDGLSEYLESSGIDTGVYYPTPIHEQPAYEHVDADAPVAEQTADEVLSLPVHPKLSDDDVRTIATIVQSYFE from the coding sequence GTGACGACGATCCCGATCGCCGACCCCGACCTCGGCGAGGAAGAGCAGCGCCGCGTCAGCGAGGTGATCGACAGCGGCGTCGTCGCGGACGGCCCGACCGTCCGCACCTTCGAGGAGGAGTTCGCGAGCTACTGCGAGGCCGACCACGCCGTCGCCACCTCGAACGGCACGACGGCGCTCCACGCCGCCCTGCACGCGCTGGGGATCGGCGAGGGCGACCGCGTAGTGACCTCGCCGTTCTCGTTCGTCGCGAGCGCGAACGCCGTCCGAATGACCGGCGCGACGCCGGTGTTCGCCGACATCGACCCGGAGACGTACAACCTCGATCCCGGCGCCGTCGCGGAGACGTTCGAGGCCCACGACGGCGAGATCGACGCGATCCTGGCGGTCCACCTGTACGGGCTGCCCGCCGACGTCGAGCCGCTGGCCGAGCTCGCCGACGAGTACGACGCCGACCTCGTCGAGGACGCCGCGCAGGCCCACGGCGCGACCTACCAGGGTCGCCCCGTCGGCTCGCTGGGCGACGCCGCCTGCTTCTCCTTTTACCCGACGAAGAACATGACGACTGGGGAGGGCGGGATGATCACGACCGACCGGGCCGACGTCGCCGAGCGCGCGGCGCAGTTCATCAACCACGGCCGGGACGGCGCGTACGACCACGCCGAGCTCGGCCACAACTTCCGGATGACAAGCATCGCCGCGGCGATCGGCCGCGCGCAACTGGAGAAGCTCCCGGAGTACGTCGACGCTCGGCGGCGCAACGCCCGCGAACTCACCGACCGCCTGAGCGGGATGTCGGCGGTCGCGCCGCCGTTCGACCCGCCCCACGCCCGCCACGCCTACCACCAGTACACGATCCGCTCGTCGGATCGCGACGGGCTCAGTGAGTATCTGGAGAGCTCGGGCATCGACACCGGGGTGTACTACCCGACGCCGATCCACGAACAGCCAGCCTACGAGCACGTCGACGCCGACGCGCCGGTGGCCGAGCAGACCGCCGACGAGGTGCTGTCGCTGCCGGTCCACCCGAAGCTGTCGGACGACGACGTGCGGACGATCGCGACCATCGTGCAGTCGTACTTCGAGTGA
- a CDS encoding DUF7344 domain-containing protein — protein sequence MSQPDRDVLSQDVVFDLLSSPRRRFVLYYLNQEDGEIEIGELADEVAAWENDTDVDDLTSQQRKRVYVSLYQTHVPKMEDAGIIEYDSDRGVVALADQADDISAYLSREEDGRPWQRYYLGLAAVSALFYLAVEFGVGALAALGEFTAGLLIIVAFAAMAIVHLIDTQRGGGEISTELIDNRQR from the coding sequence ATGTCCCAACCCGACCGCGACGTACTCTCCCAAGACGTAGTGTTTGATCTGTTGAGCAGTCCTCGGCGACGGTTCGTGCTGTACTACCTCAACCAGGAGGACGGCGAAATCGAGATCGGCGAGCTCGCCGACGAGGTCGCCGCCTGGGAGAACGACACCGACGTCGACGACCTGACGAGCCAGCAGCGCAAGCGCGTGTACGTGTCACTGTACCAGACCCACGTCCCGAAGATGGAGGACGCCGGCATCATCGAGTACGACTCCGACCGCGGCGTCGTGGCGCTTGCCGACCAGGCCGACGACATCAGCGCGTACCTCTCGCGAGAGGAGGACGGCCGTCCCTGGCAGCGGTACTATCTGGGGCTGGCCGCGGTCAGCGCACTGTTCTATCTCGCAGTCGAGTTCGGCGTCGGCGCCCTCGCCGCCCTGGGGGAGTTCACCGCCGGTCTGTTGATAATCGTCGCGTTCGCGGCGATGGCGATCGTCCACCTGATCGACACCCAGCGCGGCGGCGGGGAGATCTCGACGGAACTGATCGACAACCGACAGCGGTGA
- a CDS encoding DUF1616 domain-containing protein, producing the protein MTHGDVETTWRTRLCRSVRSGALDVLVVLGYLAASAVALYVLEVGGTARALLGLPLVLFLPGYALVAAAFPARRDEATAIGVSSVDGLLDGGTPGWYERLALSLAGSLAVLPLFGLALPSTRWGFEPRAVLVTLGGFTVLGMFVAVVRRSRLSRSERFRAPVDAASTDAYRGLFAPDTRFDGALNVVLILSMVVALSAVGYALVAPQSGAATTQFQLLAENESGDLVAGDYPEELPPGASDELVVSITNGADEDREYTVVVETHRVEETDGSLETLEESEMTRLETSVDAGATAQTRHTVDPSITGETLRINYYLYEGDAPDDADAESADEHLWITVDGTAGG; encoded by the coding sequence ATGACCCACGGCGACGTCGAGACGACCTGGCGCACCCGACTCTGCCGGTCGGTCCGGTCGGGCGCGCTCGACGTGCTCGTCGTTCTGGGGTATCTGGCGGCGAGCGCCGTCGCGCTGTACGTCCTCGAGGTCGGCGGAACGGCTCGGGCGCTGCTCGGCCTTCCGCTGGTCCTGTTCCTGCCGGGGTACGCCCTCGTCGCCGCGGCGTTCCCCGCGCGTCGCGACGAGGCGACGGCGATCGGGGTGTCGTCGGTCGACGGACTGCTGGACGGCGGCACGCCGGGCTGGTACGAGCGCCTGGCGCTGTCGCTCGCCGGAAGTCTCGCTGTACTACCGCTGTTCGGACTCGCCCTCCCCAGCACGCGGTGGGGGTTCGAGCCCCGGGCAGTGCTCGTGACGCTGGGGGGGTTCACCGTGCTCGGAATGTTCGTCGCAGTCGTCCGGCGATCGCGACTTTCCCGGAGCGAGCGATTCCGGGCGCCGGTCGACGCCGCGTCGACGGACGCCTACCGCGGACTGTTCGCACCGGACACCCGGTTCGACGGGGCGCTGAACGTCGTGTTGATACTGAGTATGGTCGTCGCGTTGAGCGCGGTCGGCTACGCGCTGGTCGCGCCCCAGAGCGGCGCCGCGACGACGCAGTTCCAGCTGCTGGCCGAGAACGAGTCGGGCGATCTCGTCGCCGGCGACTACCCGGAGGAACTCCCGCCGGGCGCCAGCGACGAACTGGTCGTCTCGATCACCAACGGCGCCGACGAAGACCGTGAGTACACCGTCGTCGTCGAGACTCACCGGGTCGAGGAGACCGACGGATCGCTGGAGACGCTGGAGGAGTCCGAGATGACGCGCCTGGAGACGTCGGTCGACGCCGGCGCGACCGCACAGACCCGACACACGGTCGATCCGTCGATCACCGGCGAGACGCTCCGGATCAACTACTACCTCTACGAGGGCGACGCGCCCGACGACGCCGACGCCGAGAGCGCCGACGAGCACCTCTGGATCACCGTCGACGGGACGGCCGGCGGCTGA
- a CDS encoding winged helix-turn-helix domain-containing protein produces MNDEWDEIGFVISSRYRVEVLRRLSEGPATPTQIATDSGAGIAHISRALSSLRERDLVELLVSEDRKKGRVYGITEPGEEIWQQIQAENMVE; encoded by the coding sequence ATGAACGATGAGTGGGACGAGATCGGGTTCGTCATTAGTTCGAGGTACAGAGTGGAGGTGCTGCGGAGGCTATCGGAGGGACCGGCAACACCGACGCAGATAGCGACGGACTCCGGCGCCGGCATCGCGCACATCTCGCGGGCGCTGAGCAGCCTGCGGGAGCGCGACCTCGTCGAGCTGCTGGTGTCGGAAGACCGCAAGAAAGGGCGGGTGTACGGCATCACGGAACCCGGCGAGGAGATCTGGCAGCAGATCCAGGCCGAGAACATGGTCGAGTGA
- a CDS encoding HalOD1 output domain-containing protein, which yields MTSNTTLSSTTDDESATAQNTASPLIASDAPTDDHRTRHDFAGERRLSTSVVQAVATTLSTDPLSLDERLYDVLDPDALDRLFEGEATRPRTLSFELAGCSVTVHGDGLIVVRRVP from the coding sequence ATGACCAGTAACACGACATTGTCCTCGACGACCGACGACGAGAGTGCGACCGCACAGAACACCGCGAGTCCGCTGATCGCGTCCGACGCGCCGACCGACGACCACCGAACGCGCCACGATTTCGCGGGCGAGCGACGACTGAGCACCAGCGTAGTACAGGCCGTCGCAACCACACTTAGCACGGATCCGCTGTCGCTCGACGAGCGGTTGTACGACGTACTCGACCCCGACGCGCTCGATCGCTTGTTCGAAGGTGAAGCGACGCGTCCGCGAACGCTCTCGTTCGAGCTCGCGGGCTGTTCGGTGACCGTCCACGGCGATGGGCTGATCGTCGTCCGTCGCGTACCGTGA
- the rdfA gene encoding rod-determining factor RdfA, whose translation MSEHDDVDESCDCKIGRIVDRYDLQDLNDDLAADWTGAAGERRSLRELAREVDRRVLRTAMDRAGMEYRDGEVENVYRILTDDDVSSGSRTETRRELEHASVPIEQVERDFVSHQTVHTHLTDCLEASMEEPDDAERIESARDTLRALQNRTVAVTDDTIGRLDGADALSVGEYSVLVDVTVVCEDCGGHYTVGELLDAEGCDCADV comes from the coding sequence GTGAGCGAACACGACGACGTTGACGAGAGTTGTGACTGCAAGATTGGGCGAATCGTCGACCGCTACGACCTCCAGGATCTGAACGACGATCTCGCGGCGGACTGGACGGGTGCCGCGGGCGAACGACGGAGCCTGAGAGAGCTGGCTCGCGAGGTCGACCGGCGGGTCCTCCGGACGGCGATGGATCGTGCGGGAATGGAGTACAGGGACGGCGAGGTCGAGAACGTCTATCGGATCCTCACCGACGACGACGTCAGCAGCGGGAGTCGGACCGAGACCCGTCGCGAACTCGAACACGCTTCGGTGCCGATCGAGCAGGTCGAGCGCGACTTCGTCTCTCATCAGACCGTCCACACGCACCTAACCGACTGCCTCGAGGCCTCGATGGAGGAGCCGGACGACGCCGAGCGGATCGAGAGCGCGCGCGACACGCTCCGGGCGCTGCAGAACCGCACCGTCGCGGTGACTGACGATACGATCGGGCGTCTCGACGGCGCGGACGCGCTGTCGGTCGGCGAGTACAGTGTTCTCGTCGACGTGACGGTCGTCTGCGAAGACTGCGGCGGCCACTACACGGTCGGCGAGCTGCTCGACGCAGAGGGCTGTGACTGCGCCGACGTGTGA